Proteins co-encoded in one Dyadobacter sp. CECT 9275 genomic window:
- a CDS encoding oxidoreductase, producing MKKVALITGASSGMGKSTANILHSKGYTVYGAARRTDEMNDLKAKGMGVVALDLTNDASIVEAVNTVLNNEGRIDILVNNAGYGSYGAVEDVPLDEARRQFEVNLFGMARLTQLVLPGMREQKSGRIVNISSMGGKIYTPLGAWYHATKHAVEGWSDCLRLELKAFGIDVVIVEPGGIKTPWGQIAAENLKITSGRGAYAHFADKVAESTIKMYTGSQLTDVDILGQTIARAATDKKPKTRYVKGYMAKPAMAIRKWFGDKVYDKIVMSQVK from the coding sequence TCACAGGAGCAAGTTCAGGAATGGGAAAATCAACCGCTAACATATTGCACAGCAAGGGCTATACTGTTTATGGAGCAGCGAGACGTACCGATGAAATGAATGACCTGAAAGCAAAAGGAATGGGTGTAGTGGCACTTGATCTCACCAACGACGCTTCAATCGTTGAAGCTGTTAACACCGTTCTCAACAACGAAGGCCGGATAGATATTCTGGTAAACAACGCCGGATATGGTTCTTACGGCGCTGTTGAAGACGTCCCCCTTGACGAAGCCAGAAGGCAGTTTGAAGTAAATCTTTTTGGAATGGCCCGGTTGACGCAGTTGGTATTACCCGGTATGCGTGAGCAAAAATCGGGTAGAATTGTAAACATCTCTTCAATGGGTGGTAAAATTTATACGCCGTTGGGTGCCTGGTATCACGCCACGAAACACGCCGTAGAAGGATGGAGCGACTGTTTGCGTCTGGAGTTGAAGGCGTTTGGAATCGATGTGGTAATCGTTGAGCCGGGAGGCATCAAAACGCCCTGGGGCCAAATAGCAGCGGAAAATTTGAAGATTACCTCAGGCAGAGGTGCCTACGCTCACTTTGCCGACAAAGTAGCTGAGAGCACGATTAAAATGTACACCGGAAGCCAATTGACTGATGTGGATATACTTGGACAGACCATTGCCCGCGCTGCCACCGACAAGAAACCCAAAACCAGGTATGTAAAGGGTTATATGGCAAAACCAGCAATGGCCATCAGAAAATGGTTTGGCGACAAAGTGTACGACAAAATAGTAATGAGCCAGGTTAAGTAG
- a CDS encoding helix-turn-helix domain-containing protein, giving the protein MKQDIKNIRSIGQLHEIFGFGKPTHPLISIIDVSKWKISEQFVGVKYTSELYTIGLKDKSCGLHYGRNTYDFDEGVLFFTAPDQVQSVSKTQELNEIQGWMLFFHPDLIRNTTLGRSIENYGFFTYEVREALHLSDAEQKTITDCKTMIQNEILERIDNHSQTVIASSLELLLNLSKRYYERQFNTRSAQNSDVVSHFHTLLNSYYKHGKFAETGIPSVEYFSDKIHLSGNYLSDLLKKETGYAIKDHVNNFVIEKAKTLLLSESETVSGIAYTLGFNYPHYFNRLFKSKTGLTPQEYRKLN; this is encoded by the coding sequence ATGAAACAGGACATTAAAAATATCAGGTCGATCGGCCAGTTGCATGAAATTTTCGGATTTGGAAAACCGACGCATCCGCTGATCAGTATCATCGATGTGTCAAAATGGAAAATTTCAGAACAGTTTGTCGGCGTAAAATACACCTCGGAATTGTATACGATTGGCCTGAAAGACAAAAGCTGTGGTTTGCATTACGGAAGAAATACCTACGATTTTGACGAAGGGGTATTGTTCTTCACAGCACCCGACCAGGTTCAGTCCGTATCGAAAACTCAGGAATTAAATGAAATACAGGGATGGATGTTATTCTTCCACCCCGATTTAATCCGCAATACCACATTGGGGAGAAGTATCGAGAATTACGGATTTTTCACTTATGAGGTACGCGAAGCCCTTCATTTGTCCGATGCTGAACAAAAGACGATCACCGATTGCAAAACCATGATACAAAATGAAATCCTCGAACGGATAGACAACCATAGCCAAACCGTTATTGCATCTTCCCTGGAACTACTATTGAATTTATCAAAACGTTATTATGAAAGACAATTCAATACCCGCTCCGCACAAAATTCTGATGTTGTGAGCCATTTTCATACGCTGCTCAATAGTTATTATAAACATGGAAAATTTGCGGAAACAGGAATACCTTCGGTTGAATATTTCTCTGACAAAATACATCTCTCGGGAAATTATTTGAGTGACCTGTTAAAGAAAGAAACCGGGTACGCAATAAAAGATCACGTCAATAATTTTGTCATCGAGAAAGCCAAGACGCTACTACTTAGCGAATCAGAAACGGTAAGTGGTATTGCCTATACGCTGGGATTTAATTATCCCCACTATTTCAATCGCTTATTTAAAAGCAAAACAGGATTAACACCGCAAGAATACAGAAAGCTGAATTGA